In the Cydia splendana chromosome 2, ilCydSple1.2, whole genome shotgun sequence genome, one interval contains:
- the LOC134805280 gene encoding uncharacterized protein LOC134805280: MIALVLVDLLLVNSILASNNAYFAKGWIPVTRSFVFNQMSNSYVGTRDWKPLQGIDDSNIDYAKEDAIQIITPEQVQPIPNEKSVNAWPPSAVADAIPTPSENSSQKAITELNNRDSILLKSKPSDVLNKRTVKSNINRRASKLIWDISSTNDLIMNALTTPKPGIKTPEIENSINYRNVTYNNYEVTEPSNVQELGLEANDLHNAYTNKFDHLLSKYNIKNDDRLNNYARSMLRHKKMLYPSNVSPVPLIPIRYNSLNHLPVDPLLAVLLSNYGFYLHGFYGLQNNYKNLYGYSASNNIHNNKPFGSYKIYSDTDSSN; the protein is encoded by the exons ATGATTGCTCTCGTATTAGTTGATTTGTTACTT GTCAATTCTATATTGGCAAGTAACAATGCATATTTTGCTAAAGGATGGATACCTGTTACCAGGTCATTTGTGTTCAACCAAATGAGTAACAGTTATGTTGGGACAAGAGACTGGAAACCATTGCAAGGCATCGATGATAGTAACATCGATTATGCCAAGGAAGATGCCATCCAAATAATAACTCCAGAGCAAGTACAACCAATACCGAATGAGAAAAGCGTTAATGCATGGCCACCATCAGCAGTAGCTGATGCAATACCTACACCAAGTGAAAATTCAAGCCAAAAAG cTATAACGGAATTGAATAATCGAGACTCAATACTGCTGAAATCAAAACCGAGTGATGTATTAAATAAAAGGACTGTAAAAAGTAACATAAATCGAAGGGCATCAAAGTTAATTTGGGATATCAGTTCAACCAATGATTTGATTATGAATGCTCTGACTACACCAAAACCAGGTATCAAAACACCGGAGATagaaaattcaataaattacagAAATGTAACTTATAATAATTACGAAGTAACTGAACCATCAAATGTGCAGGAATTGGGACTAGAAGCGAATGACTTACATAATGCATATACAAATAAGTTCGATCATCTACTTTCAAAATATAATATCAAAAATGATGACAGGTTGAACAATTATGCGAGATCTATGCTGCGTCACAAGAAAATGTTATATCCATCCAACGTATCTCCAGTACCTTTGATACCAATCCGCTACAACAGTTTGAACCATCTTCCGGTTGATCCATTGCTAGCGGTTTTGCTTTCAAATTATGGATTCTACCTGCATGGGTTTTATGGATTGCAAAATAATTACAAGAACTTGTATGGATATTCGGCTTctaataatattcataataataaacCATTTGGTTCATATAAGATTTATTCTGATACTGATTCTTCTAATTGA